Proteins encoded within one genomic window of Synergistaceae bacterium:
- a CDS encoding nitroreductase family protein: MSTTFFDAVKNRRSYYGISKRSPVSDERIREIIEHAVKYCPSAFNSQGGRIVLLLGAESDEFWSMLREALRKIVPPEKFGPTDRKMDGFAASYGTVLFFEDERPVKELQKKFPKYAEEFPRWSDHSSGMLQFIVWAGLESEGFGASLQHYAPLIDEAVRRRWGTPPEWRLIAQMPFGAPTEAPGDKEFKPLEDRVLVFE, encoded by the coding sequence ATGTCGACAACTTTCTTCGACGCCGTGAAGAACCGCCGGTCCTACTACGGCATCTCCAAGAGGAGCCCGGTCTCCGACGAGCGGATACGGGAGATCATCGAGCATGCGGTGAAGTACTGCCCGTCGGCGTTCAACTCTCAGGGCGGGCGCATCGTTCTGCTGTTGGGCGCGGAAAGCGACGAGTTCTGGAGCATGCTCAGGGAGGCCCTGAGAAAGATAGTCCCGCCGGAGAAGTTCGGGCCTACTGACAGAAAGATGGACGGCTTCGCCGCCTCGTACGGCACCGTGCTCTTCTTCGAGGACGAGCGCCCTGTGAAGGAGCTCCAGAAGAAATTCCCCAAGTACGCGGAGGAGTTCCCTCGCTGGTCCGACCACTCGTCGGGGATGCTTCAGTTCATAGTGTGGGCGGGGCTCGAGTCCGAGGGCTTCGGCGCGTCTTTGCAGCACTACGCGCCTCTGATCGACGAGGCCGTCAGGCGCAGGTGGGGAACCCCGCCCGAGTGGCGCCTGATCGCCCAGATGCCGTTCGGCGCGCCGACCGAGGCCCCGGGCGACAAGGAGTTCAAGCCCCTGGAGGATCGTGTTCTGGTCTTTGAA